In Truepera sp., the sequence GAGGACGAGCAGGAGCGGTTCTTAGGCCTGACGGCTCGCATCGAGCACCTCGACTCACACGAGGTTGCTGCTTTGAACGTGGTGGTGGGACGGGAGCACCTCGGCGCACCCGTGCCGGCCGGGATCTTCTAGTGCGCGCCGCTCATCGAGGAGGCCGACTGGTCATGCCCAACGCAACTTCAACTCTTGGAACCGTGCGGCGCCTCCGCGGGCCCGCCGCCCCCGTCTGATGCCCTACCTGGTCGCGTCGGACGCTCCGGAGCGTAGCGCCGGCGAGCGCTTCCGTGAACTACTCGCAAGGCCCGGCATCCTCCGCCTGCCCGGCGCGCACAACGGCATGGCGGCACTGCAGGCCAAGCGTGCGGGCTTCGAGGCGCTGTACCTCTCGGGCGCGGCGATGAGCGCGTCGATGGGCCTCCCCGACTTAGGCATCATCACCGTCGACGAAGTCGCCTCCTTCGTGCGTCAAGTAAGCCGCGCCAGCGGCCTGCCAGTGCTGGTGGACGGTGACACGGGCTACGGCGAGGCCCTGAACGTCATGAACATGGTTCGGTCATTCGAGGAGGCCGGCGCGGGCGCGGTGCACATCGAGGACCAGCTCCTGCCCAAGAAGTGCGGGCATCTGAACGACAAGCGGCTGGCCGACCCGCACGACATGGCCTTGAAGGTCGCCGCGGCCGTGAAGGCACGTCGACACCTCGTGATCGTGGCGCGCACGGACGCCGCGGCCAGCGAGGGGCTCGCCGGGGCCGTCGCGCGCGCCGAGCGCTACGCGGAGGCCGGCGCCGACGTCATCTTCCCCGAGGCCCTCACCAGCGTCGACATGTTCCGAGACTTCGCGGAGGCCCTGCCGGGCATCCCGCTGCTGGCGAACATGACGGAGTTCGGCCGCACGCCGCAGCTAAGCGCGGAGCAGTTCGAGGAGCTGGGTTACAAGATAGTCATCTGGCCGGTAAGTTCCCTCAGAGTGGCGAACAAGGCCCAGGAGGAGCTATACAGCGCGATAGCGCGCGACGGGAGCGCCTCCGGCATGCTGGGGCGCATGCAGACGCGAGCGGAGCTCTACGAAACCCTTGGTCTGGCGGCGTATGAGGAGCTGGACGCGTCGATAGTGGCTACGGTGCTGCCCAAGGAGTGAGCGCATGGAGTTCATGCGGCCTTGCACTCGAATCTCACACGAGCCCCAAGGACCATCATCCGAGCCCGATCCTGCGGTCCGGGCAGCGGCTCGACGAGGCTCAGGTAATCGCTTGGCCACTAAGGGCCGCCTGCCAGGCGACGAACGGCTTCATGCGAGCGACACCGACGCTGGGGTCAGCGCCGCTGCCGTCGTAACTCTGCTGCTAGGTGCCACAGTCGACAGCAGGGCCCGCTACCGGCCGACCCCTAGGTGCGCGATGCAGTCGATCTCGACGGTGGCCTCGTACGGGAGCCGGCTGACTTCCATGAAAGTCCGCGCCGGCCGGGGCTCGGAGAAGACGCGTTCGAACTGGCGGTTCGCTTCCTCCCGCAACGTCACGTCGGTGACGAAGTAGGTCAGCTTCACGACGTTCTCTAACCGCCCGCCCGCCGTGGCGAGGCGTTCGGCCATGCGGTCCATCGCCGCGTCGAGCGCTTCCTCCCTGCCGGAGACGGCTTTGCCCTTGGTGTCGATCGACAGGGCTCCGGAAACGAACACGAAGCCGCCCACCGCGAAGGCCGGGCTGTAGGGGTGCGGGTTCGGTGCTGACTGCTCGGGGCCGTTGGGCCCGCTCGTATCGGTTGAGGTCGTCATGCTCGAGCCTACCTTGTCTTGCTGAAGCACTCGAAATCGATCTCGTAGCTCGGCTCGGGACTCTTGAGTCGTTGCGAAAGCCACGGATCTGAGTTTCGGGAGCGTGAACCACCGGGTTGGCTAGGGAGATGCCAGCACCCTCTTGAACCGTCGTTCGCTCGGGTGTTGCAGTCACATGTCTCATAGCTGAGCCTGCGGCCAGATAGGGTTGTTCATCAGGGCGTGGAACAAGAAGGCCGCGGCCAGGCTCCCGCGAGCGCAGCCGCTGCATCTTGACGTGCGCCGTCGACGTGGAGCGGGCCCGCCGCGAGGAGGTCACAGGGCGACGATCAGCTGCGCCAGCAGGATCTTCACGACGATCCCCAGCGCGAAGATCGCCGCGTAGCCCGCCTCGACCCTCTCGTCGACGACTCGTGAGTCGGCATAGGCGAGTATCGCGGGCTGGCCGATGAGGCCCGCGAA encodes:
- the prpB gene encoding methylisocitrate lyase codes for the protein MPYLVASDAPERSAGERFRELLARPGILRLPGAHNGMAALQAKRAGFEALYLSGAAMSASMGLPDLGIITVDEVASFVRQVSRASGLPVLVDGDTGYGEALNVMNMVRSFEEAGAGAVHIEDQLLPKKCGHLNDKRLADPHDMALKVAAAVKARRHLVIVARTDAAASEGLAGAVARAERYAEAGADVIFPEALTSVDMFRDFAEALPGIPLLANMTEFGRTPQLSAEQFEELGYKIVIWPVSSLRVANKAQEELYSAIARDGSASGMLGRMQTRAELYETLGLAAYEELDASIVATVLPKE
- a CDS encoding RidA family protein, producing the protein MTTSTDTSGPNGPEQSAPNPHPYSPAFAVGGFVFVSGALSIDTKGKAVSGREEALDAAMDRMAERLATAGGRLENVVKLTYFVTDVTLREEANRQFERVFSEPRPARTFMEVSRLPYEATVEIDCIAHLGVGR